The Methanothermobacter tenebrarum genome window below encodes:
- the sepF gene encoding cell division protein SepF: MRDVINFLKETMGLDEEEKKEETETIIVPEHSFYEIILMKAKNLEDIDDVLVQITEEKNPVILDLSRLKTESLEDFKIAGEKIKNLRETEKAEAILLCKNEKEIIIITPPEIKLIKKE, from the coding sequence TTGCGAGATGTTATAAATTTCTTAAAAGAAACCATGGGCTTGGACGAGGAGGAGAAAAAAGAAGAAACCGAGACAATCATAGTACCAGAACATTCTTTCTATGAGATAATATTAATGAAAGCGAAAAACCTCGAGGACATCGATGACGTTCTAGTACAAATAACAGAAGAAAAAAATCCGGTAATACTAGACCTAAGCCGCCTAAAAACAGAATCTTTAGAAGATTTCAAAATAGCGGGGGAGAAAATAAAAAATTTACGGGAAACAGAAAAGGCCGAGGCCATACTATTATGTAAAAACGAAAAAGAGATCATAATCATCACCCCTCCAGAGATAAAACTCATAAAAAAAGAATAG